One part of the Sorangiineae bacterium MSr11954 genome encodes these proteins:
- the dapF gene encoding diaminopimelate epimerase → MDFDKYQGIGNDFIIVDAQSDHDVSPEQAAQLCDRRFGIGADGVILVLPPREANHAARMRVLNADGSIPEMCGNGIRCMALHVARTRPAVGAQHQVVYETDAGPRTCAVGLTPDALGADVTVGMGPVRILGDLRLGLTGEPSEWAEVDLLGVDVGNPHAVSLRRPSAAIIDRIGPRLATHEAFPEGANIGFADVKDRSFIDLVVWERGVGLTLACGTGACAAVGAACARGLASWGEPVTVKLPGGQLTIWVTAEGGPARMRGPARHVFSGRVDVGG, encoded by the coding sequence ATGGACTTCGACAAATACCAAGGCATCGGCAACGACTTCATCATCGTGGACGCCCAGAGCGATCACGACGTCTCCCCCGAACAGGCGGCCCAGCTCTGCGACCGCCGCTTCGGCATCGGCGCCGACGGAGTCATCCTGGTGCTCCCGCCGCGCGAAGCGAACCATGCCGCCCGGATGCGCGTGCTCAACGCCGACGGAAGCATCCCCGAGATGTGCGGCAACGGCATTCGCTGCATGGCGCTCCACGTAGCGCGCACGCGTCCTGCCGTCGGTGCGCAACACCAAGTGGTCTACGAGACGGACGCCGGCCCGCGGACGTGCGCGGTCGGGCTCACCCCGGACGCGCTGGGCGCCGACGTCACCGTCGGCATGGGACCCGTGCGCATCTTGGGCGATCTTCGGCTCGGGCTCACGGGTGAGCCCTCCGAGTGGGCCGAGGTCGACCTCCTCGGCGTGGACGTTGGAAACCCGCACGCCGTCTCGCTCCGGCGACCCAGCGCCGCCATCATCGACCGCATCGGCCCCCGGCTGGCCACGCACGAGGCGTTTCCCGAGGGCGCCAACATCGGCTTCGCCGACGTGAAAGATCGGAGCTTCATCGACCTGGTGGTATGGGAGCGCGGCGTCGGCCTCACGCTCGCGTGCGGAACCGGCGCCTGCGCGGCGGTGGGCGCGGCGTGCGCGCGCGGTCTCGCCTCGTGGGGCGAGCCGGTCACGGTGAAGCTCCCGGGCGGCCAGCTCACGATTTGGGTCACCGCCGAGGGCGGCCCTGCGCGCATGCGCGGCCCCGCGCGGCACGTGTTCTCGGGTCGCGTGGACGTCGGGGGGTGA
- a CDS encoding DUF167 domain-containing protein, translating to MIGKSSVVRPGRSSYPDAPAPVESDAARSLALSVTTTADGVARFAVHARPRAQRSAIASVRDGVLDVRIAAPPADGLANQELLRFLAEVLGVGRQSVRLARGASSREKLVEVTGLSPSEIERRLRPNAP from the coding sequence ATGATCGGAAAGTCGAGCGTAGTCCGCCCGGGCCGAAGTTCCTACCCGGATGCACCCGCGCCCGTCGAAAGCGACGCGGCCCGCAGCCTCGCGCTCTCCGTCACCACCACCGCCGATGGCGTGGCTCGCTTCGCCGTTCATGCGCGACCGCGGGCTCAACGAAGCGCCATCGCCAGCGTGCGCGACGGCGTGCTCGACGTCCGCATCGCCGCGCCGCCCGCCGACGGTCTGGCGAACCAGGAGCTCCTCCGCTTTCTCGCCGAGGTGCTCGGGGTCGGCCGGCAATCCGTTCGGCTGGCGCGCGGGGCGAGCTCACGCGAAAAGCTGGTGGAGGTCACCGGTCTCTCGCCGTCGGAGATCGAGCGGCGGCTCCGTCCGAACGCTCCTTGA
- the aroB gene encoding 3-dehydroquinate synthase encodes MRSIVLSGFMATGKSTVGARLSARLGVPFVDTDAVITKAAGKSIPEIFRDDGEAAFRARELEVARSLLLDGTPRVIAFGGGTVTSREVRHLALERAIVVTLAARPETIVARAGDTSGRPNLMAPDPAARVRHLLESRAAAYAECHATLQTDDVDADALVDAIVHLAQRDPIVVPLGERTYVVDVTLDDPARVTDALARLAPSSLLVVTDAHVERARGRALEAALHPLTLPQTRVSLPPGEEQKVLPTVGTIWDAGLGAGIDRNAAVVAFGGGVVGDLAGFAASTLLRGIDCVQIPTTLLSMVDSSVGGKTGFDHPVGKNVIGSFHQPRAVVVDLAHLTTLPEREIACGMAEVVKIAAIADAPLLDAIEAAGELSARTLDRLVPIVRGAILAKVRIVRDDEREAGQRVLLNFGHTLGHAIEANGRYSRYRHGEAVALGTVLELVAGAKLGLTSPELVTRVRTLLERLHLPTHIDPAELSASFRFLGSDKKRRGGSIRVPFATTAGQSHVQDITSEKLRWAVTE; translated from the coding sequence GTGCGTTCGATTGTGCTGAGTGGATTCATGGCGACGGGCAAGAGCACCGTCGGTGCGCGCCTTTCGGCGAGGCTCGGTGTTCCCTTCGTCGACACCGACGCGGTCATCACCAAGGCGGCCGGCAAGTCCATCCCGGAGATCTTCCGCGACGACGGCGAGGCGGCCTTTCGCGCGCGCGAGCTCGAGGTCGCGCGCTCCCTGCTGCTCGACGGCACCCCCCGCGTGATCGCGTTCGGCGGCGGAACCGTCACCTCGCGCGAGGTCCGCCATCTCGCGCTGGAGCGGGCCATCGTGGTCACCCTCGCCGCCCGTCCCGAGACGATCGTGGCGCGCGCCGGGGATACCTCCGGCCGCCCCAACTTGATGGCCCCCGATCCGGCCGCGCGCGTGCGCCACCTGCTCGAGTCGCGCGCAGCGGCCTACGCGGAGTGCCACGCGACCCTGCAGACCGACGACGTCGACGCAGACGCCCTGGTCGATGCCATCGTCCACCTGGCCCAGCGCGACCCCATCGTGGTGCCGCTCGGCGAGCGAACCTATGTGGTCGACGTAACCTTGGACGATCCCGCGCGGGTCACCGACGCGCTGGCCCGCCTCGCGCCGTCCTCGCTTCTGGTCGTTACCGACGCCCATGTCGAGCGAGCCCGCGGGCGCGCGCTCGAGGCCGCGCTTCACCCGCTCACCCTTCCGCAGACCCGGGTGTCGCTCCCACCGGGCGAGGAGCAGAAGGTGCTGCCGACGGTGGGCACCATCTGGGATGCAGGCCTGGGTGCGGGCATCGACCGCAACGCGGCCGTCGTTGCGTTTGGCGGTGGGGTGGTGGGCGATTTGGCGGGCTTTGCAGCGTCGACCTTGTTGCGCGGCATCGATTGCGTCCAGATTCCGACCACGCTCCTCTCGATGGTCGACTCGTCGGTGGGCGGAAAGACCGGCTTCGATCACCCGGTGGGCAAGAACGTCATCGGCAGCTTCCATCAGCCGCGGGCCGTGGTCGTCGACCTGGCGCACCTCACCACCTTGCCGGAGCGGGAGATTGCCTGCGGCATGGCGGAGGTCGTGAAAATCGCCGCCATCGCCGACGCTCCCTTGCTCGACGCCATCGAAGCGGCGGGCGAGCTATCCGCACGGACCCTGGACCGCCTGGTGCCCATCGTCCGCGGCGCCATCCTCGCCAAGGTGCGCATCGTGCGCGACGACGAGCGCGAGGCCGGGCAGCGCGTTCTGCTCAACTTCGGCCACACTTTGGGCCACGCCATCGAGGCGAACGGCCGCTACTCACGCTACCGCCACGGCGAGGCGGTCGCGCTGGGGACGGTCCTCGAGCTGGTGGCCGGCGCCAAGCTGGGGCTGACCTCCCCGGAGCTAGTCACCCGCGTGCGCACCTTGCTGGAGCGGCTACACCTCCCGACGCACATCGACCCCGCCGAGCTCTCCGCCTCCTTCCGCTTCCTCGGCAGCGACAAGAAGCGCCGCGGCGGGAGCATCCGCGTGCCCTTCGCGACCACCGCTGGCCAGTCCCACGTGCAAGACATCACCAGCGAAAAGCTGCGCTGGGCGGTCACCGAGTAA
- a CDS encoding cell division protein ZapA, with the protein MDRRAIQLQIGGQRYKVHSTSSEAELTRLAAAVDAKVAELTPRGRAPADQTIVLAAIALAHDLEQERARRRVFEVKVRDLLRRILLRIDNALESNTAEEEGARSE; encoded by the coding sequence ATGGATCGTCGCGCCATTCAGCTGCAGATCGGCGGACAACGCTACAAGGTGCACAGCACCTCGTCCGAAGCCGAACTGACCCGCTTGGCCGCAGCGGTCGATGCCAAAGTTGCCGAGCTCACCCCCCGCGGGCGGGCGCCGGCCGATCAAACGATCGTCCTCGCGGCGATCGCGCTTGCGCATGACCTCGAGCAAGAACGGGCGCGACGGCGAGTGTTCGAGGTCAAAGTTCGAGATCTTCTTCGACGCATTCTTCTGCGGATCGACAACGCGCTCGAGTCCAACACCGCGGAAGAGGAAGGTGCACGTTCCGAATGA
- a CDS encoding 8-amino-7-oxononanoate synthase, giving the protein MISVDGGAESQGRGVDPHDDEEAPAMFHVKHSLGDSDIPVSSQVPPALAHLSDAIDDLRRRDLLRERHAPLDPTSVSFCSNDYLGLASAPLTGHTPRGAGASRLLAGERAAHGDLERALSRWLRTDDTLLFSSGYAANLGTVAALAQPGDVIISDALNHASLIDGCRLSRAQVVVTPHLDLEAVARAIDEAGTRRVWVVVESYYGMDADSPDLLALRALCDRTGAALIVDEAHALGIFGPDGRGRCAEVGVVPDVLMGTLGKSFGHSGAFAAGCRTLTTWLWNRARSFVFSTGISPALAASAKRALDQSIAEPWRRRTVLSHANHLRESLDAMGLTVLGFGHILPIVIGDAAAAVAAASSLAAHGLHVHAVRPPTVPIGTSRLRLTVTARHTDAHIENAIRALSLVLATSLEEPNP; this is encoded by the coding sequence ATGATATCCGTGGATGGTGGCGCAGAGAGCCAGGGCCGGGGAGTCGATCCCCACGACGACGAGGAGGCCCCGGCCATGTTTCACGTGAAACATTCTCTCGGCGATAGCGATATTCCCGTCTCCAGCCAGGTTCCCCCTGCCCTGGCCCATCTCTCCGACGCCATCGACGATCTCCGGCGTCGCGACCTGCTCCGTGAGCGCCACGCCCCGCTCGACCCGACCTCCGTCTCCTTCTGCTCCAACGATTACCTTGGCCTTGCGAGCGCCCCCCTCACGGGGCACACCCCCCGCGGCGCCGGCGCCTCCCGCCTCCTTGCCGGCGAGCGCGCCGCCCACGGCGATCTCGAGCGCGCCCTTTCCCGCTGGCTCCGCACCGACGACACGCTCCTCTTCTCCAGCGGCTATGCCGCCAACCTTGGAACCGTCGCCGCGCTCGCTCAGCCGGGCGATGTCATCATCAGCGACGCCTTGAACCACGCATCGCTCATCGATGGCTGTCGCCTCTCACGCGCCCAGGTCGTCGTCACCCCCCACCTCGATCTCGAGGCCGTGGCACGCGCCATCGACGAGGCCGGCACCCGCAGAGTTTGGGTCGTCGTGGAGTCCTACTACGGCATGGATGCCGACTCCCCCGACCTCCTTGCGCTGCGGGCCCTCTGCGACCGCACCGGAGCCGCCCTTATCGTCGATGAGGCGCACGCCCTTGGCATTTTTGGCCCCGATGGACGCGGCCGATGCGCCGAGGTCGGTGTCGTCCCCGATGTTCTCATGGGCACCTTGGGCAAGTCGTTTGGACACAGCGGAGCGTTCGCCGCCGGATGCCGAACCTTGACCACATGGCTCTGGAACCGAGCCCGCTCCTTTGTCTTCTCCACCGGCATCAGCCCTGCCCTCGCGGCCAGCGCCAAGCGCGCGCTCGACCAATCCATCGCCGAGCCTTGGCGGCGGCGGACCGTCCTCTCGCACGCCAACCACCTCCGCGAGTCCCTCGACGCGATGGGCCTCACGGTCCTGGGCTTCGGGCACATTCTTCCCATCGTCATCGGCGACGCCGCCGCAGCCGTCGCGGCGGCGAGCTCCTTGGCCGCCCATGGCCTCCATGTGCACGCGGTTCGACCGCCCACGGTGCCGATTGGGACCTCGCGGCTCCGGTTGACGGTGACCGCACGTCACACCGATGCCCACATTGAAAACGCCATCCGGGCTCTTAGCCTTGTCCTTGCCACTTCTCTCGAAGAGCCCAATCCTTAG
- a CDS encoding dethiobiotin synthase yields the protein MKRIVVTGTGSSVGKTHLTCALARSFAAQKLRVAAFKPIDTGIEPAGGDYTDSGQLAAVSAFHVKRWLDPVYIFREPLSPHLAARRAGISLELQPVLDALRLFDGLDLNMVLVELAGGLFSPLNSKETNADLALAIHHAAVRASATAALQAAPLTQQIAVTAQSGAAGSPAAVIDAPGTTSGTWSSSAAVSSDSFPATSWSRADSFPPGETPASGPATQDDSLPRILLVAPDRSGVLHEIAATTRAAEALGLPLTGITLVMPEHPDASTGLNGPEIGYVTSVPYLGTLRRAPIDVLANDLKLSGFLNRLFA from the coding sequence TTGAAACGCATTGTCGTCACCGGCACGGGTAGCAGCGTCGGAAAAACGCATCTTACCTGCGCACTGGCGCGCTCCTTTGCCGCCCAGAAGCTGCGCGTCGCCGCCTTCAAACCCATCGACACGGGCATCGAGCCGGCAGGCGGCGATTATACCGATTCCGGGCAGCTCGCCGCCGTCTCAGCGTTTCACGTGAAACGTTGGCTCGACCCCGTCTACATATTTCGCGAGCCGCTCTCGCCCCATCTCGCCGCCCGCCGCGCCGGAATTTCCCTCGAGCTCCAGCCCGTCCTGGACGCCCTTCGTCTCTTCGACGGGCTGGACCTCAACATGGTCCTCGTCGAGCTGGCCGGCGGTCTCTTTAGCCCGCTCAACTCCAAAGAGACCAACGCCGACCTGGCGCTGGCCATCCACCATGCCGCCGTTCGCGCTTCCGCCACGGCCGCGCTCCAGGCTGCTCCGCTCACCCAACAAATCGCGGTCACCGCCCAGTCCGGCGCTGCAGGCAGCCCGGCCGCCGTGATCGATGCACCTGGCACGACCTCGGGCACCTGGTCCTCCTCGGCGGCTGTCTCCTCCGATAGCTTCCCCGCCACCAGCTGGTCGCGCGCAGACTCCTTTCCTCCGGGCGAGACACCCGCCAGCGGCCCTGCCACCCAGGATGACTCCCTGCCGCGCATCCTCCTCGTCGCACCCGATCGAAGCGGCGTCCTTCACGAGATCGCCGCCACCACCCGCGCGGCGGAGGCGCTCGGACTACCGCTCACCGGCATCACGTTGGTCATGCCGGAACATCCGGATGCCTCCACCGGCCTCAATGGCCCCGAGATTGGCTATGTCACCTCCGTGCCCTATCTCGGGACCTTGCGCCGCGCCCCCATCGACGTTCTCGCGAATGACCTCAAGCTGAGCGGCTTCCTCAACCGTCTCTTCGCGTAG
- the mgrA gene encoding L-glyceraldehyde 3-phosphate reductase, producing the protein MGNGTEYIAAADRYERMTYRQTGRSGLKLPLISLGLWHNFGGDRPFETGRAIVRRAFDLGITHFDLANNYGPPYGSAEENFGRLLTEDLRPYRDELVISTKAGYDMWPGPYGNWGSRKYLLASLDQSLARMGVAYVDIFYSHRYDPDTPLEETMGALDAAVRQGKALYAGISSYSPEKTAEAAKILRSMGTPLLIHQPSYSMLNRWIERELLDVLAQEGVGCIGFSPLAQGMLSDKYLTGIPEGSRASRPSSLGSTMLSSENLAKIRALDAVAKRRGQSLAQMALAWSLRDARVTSTLIGASSVAQLEENVAALQNLRFTSEELSEIDRHATEAGINLWARSSES; encoded by the coding sequence ATGGGAAACGGAACGGAGTACATCGCGGCCGCGGACCGCTACGAGCGCATGACCTACCGGCAAACGGGGCGAAGCGGGTTGAAGCTACCGCTGATTTCCCTTGGCCTGTGGCACAACTTTGGAGGCGACCGGCCCTTCGAGACGGGGCGCGCGATCGTGCGGCGCGCGTTCGACCTCGGGATCACGCACTTCGACTTGGCGAACAACTATGGCCCGCCGTACGGGTCGGCCGAGGAGAACTTCGGGCGGCTGCTCACGGAGGACCTGCGTCCGTACCGGGACGAGCTCGTGATCTCGACCAAGGCCGGTTACGACATGTGGCCCGGCCCGTATGGCAACTGGGGCTCGCGCAAGTACCTGCTCGCGAGCCTCGACCAGAGCTTGGCCCGCATGGGGGTCGCGTACGTGGACATCTTCTACTCCCACCGCTACGACCCCGACACCCCGCTGGAGGAGACGATGGGCGCGCTCGATGCCGCCGTGCGGCAGGGTAAGGCCCTCTACGCCGGCATCTCGTCGTACTCGCCGGAGAAGACGGCGGAGGCCGCAAAGATCCTACGTTCGATGGGTACGCCGCTGCTGATTCATCAACCGTCGTACTCGATGCTGAACCGGTGGATCGAGCGGGAGCTGCTCGACGTCTTGGCCCAGGAGGGCGTGGGGTGCATCGGCTTCTCGCCGCTGGCGCAGGGGATGCTCTCCGACAAGTACCTTACGGGTATCCCCGAGGGCTCGCGCGCCAGCCGTCCGAGCTCACTGGGCTCCACGATGCTCTCGTCGGAGAACCTGGCGAAGATCCGCGCGCTGGACGCGGTGGCCAAGAGACGCGGGCAGAGCTTGGCGCAGATGGCGCTCGCATGGTCCCTCCGCGACGCGCGGGTGACGTCCACCCTGATCGGCGCGAGCTCGGTGGCCCAGCTCGAGGAGAACGTGGCGGCGCTGCAGAACCTCCGCTTTACGTCGGAAGAGCTGTCGGAAATCGACCGACACGCGACCGAGGCGGGCATCAACCTCTGGGCGCGCTCGAGCGAGTCGTAG
- a CDS encoding arginase family protein: MSILLVPYHQDERLAGASFPLAPGRAVTTVAPELPQGELWPRLRALYTAVADAVERDIHARADDSRRATPMPIVVSGDCLVSLGIVAGVQRTGADPAIVWFDAHGDMHALHTSTSGYLGGMALRFVLGGHPELAAHHLGLRAIPEERATLVDARDLDPAERDYLATGRVRRCQVDEIRPDILPDGPLVIHFDVDVIDPEELPGLRFPAPHGPSASTVLAAVRRIRDTGRVVAMHVSCPWYVPMGSQNDVRARLLEEAIGG, from the coding sequence ATGAGCATTCTTCTCGTTCCGTACCATCAGGATGAGCGTCTCGCCGGCGCGAGCTTCCCCCTTGCGCCCGGTCGTGCTGTGACCACCGTCGCGCCCGAGCTTCCCCAGGGCGAGCTTTGGCCGCGCTTGCGTGCGCTCTACACGGCGGTGGCCGATGCGGTCGAGCGCGACATTCACGCGCGCGCGGACGACTCGCGGCGGGCGACGCCGATGCCGATCGTCGTGTCGGGCGACTGCCTCGTCTCCCTCGGCATCGTTGCGGGCGTTCAGCGCACGGGCGCCGATCCCGCCATCGTTTGGTTCGACGCGCATGGCGATATGCACGCGCTTCACACGTCGACCTCGGGCTATCTCGGCGGCATGGCGCTTCGCTTCGTGCTCGGGGGTCACCCGGAGCTCGCGGCGCACCACCTCGGGCTGCGCGCCATTCCGGAGGAGCGCGCGACGCTCGTCGATGCGCGCGATCTCGACCCGGCGGAGCGCGACTACTTAGCGACCGGCCGCGTTCGCCGGTGCCAGGTCGATGAAATTCGCCCGGACATCCTTCCGGACGGACCCTTGGTGATTCACTTCGATGTCGACGTCATCGATCCCGAGGAGCTCCCCGGCCTTCGCTTCCCTGCCCCGCACGGGCCCTCCGCATCCACCGTTCTCGCCGCGGTCCGGCGCATCCGCGATACGGGCCGGGTCGTCGCGATGCACGTCTCGTGTCCTTGGTACGTGCCCATGGGATCCCAAAACGACGTTCGCGCGCGCCTCCTCGAAGAAGCGATCGGCGGCTAG
- a CDS encoding ABC transporter ATP-binding protein: protein MSLSVELRGVTKTYGPVRALVGVNARFEGGRVSVIEGANGSGKSTLLSILGTLARPTLGEVDHGALGKTNAEVRAVLGWVGHETLAYGDLSGRENVMLAAKLRGIEAERGWREACERFDLASFGDRPIRTYSRGQRQRIAVAKALVHAPSLVLLDEPTAGLDARSTERLERVVREEAKRGAVVILVTHDPAFARVGDVHVRLERGRVVS, encoded by the coding sequence GTGTCGTTATCCGTCGAGCTCCGCGGGGTGACCAAAACGTATGGGCCGGTTCGTGCGCTGGTAGGGGTCAATGCGCGCTTCGAAGGGGGGCGCGTGTCGGTCATCGAGGGGGCGAACGGGTCGGGAAAATCCACGCTGCTGAGCATCCTCGGCACCCTGGCCCGCCCGACCTTGGGCGAGGTCGACCACGGGGCGCTGGGGAAAACGAACGCCGAAGTGCGCGCGGTGCTCGGGTGGGTCGGCCACGAGACGCTCGCCTACGGCGATCTGTCGGGCCGCGAAAATGTGATGCTGGCCGCGAAGCTGCGCGGCATCGAGGCCGAGCGAGGATGGCGCGAAGCATGTGAACGCTTCGATCTTGCGTCCTTCGGCGATCGTCCCATTCGAACGTACTCCCGCGGACAACGGCAGCGCATCGCGGTGGCAAAAGCGCTGGTGCACGCGCCATCGTTGGTCTTGCTCGACGAGCCCACCGCGGGCCTCGACGCGCGCTCGACGGAGCGGCTCGAGCGCGTGGTGCGCGAAGAGGCCAAACGCGGCGCGGTCGTCATCCTGGTGACCCACGATCCGGCGTTCGCGCGCGTGGGCGATGTGCACGTGCGGCTCGAACGCGGTCGCGTGGTGTCCTAG
- a CDS encoding MoxR family ATPase: MTAAAAVISNELPTLQKLRHAVESALEGKHDAVELALVALLARGHLLIEDVPGVGKTTLARALARSVGGELRRVQFTSDLLPSDVLGVSVYDQRSGEFVLRQGPVFANVLLADEINRASPRTQSALLEAMNEGQVSLDGQTMPLPDPFFVIATQNPQDFAGTFPLPESQLDRFLVRVRIGYPPPQVEMRLLLEGHTDTARDVSVVLDPARLVALQREVHRVAFDHALGSYLHALIQATRTAPTLSLGASPRGAIALANAARARALLRGRNYCIADDVHDLAVPVLAHRIRLATHAEGFMPTRDEAETALREIIGRVPVPL; the protein is encoded by the coding sequence ATGACCGCTGCGGCTGCGGTGATCTCCAACGAGCTGCCGACACTCCAGAAGCTACGCCACGCGGTCGAAAGCGCCCTCGAAGGGAAGCATGACGCCGTCGAGCTTGCCTTGGTCGCGCTGCTCGCGCGCGGGCACCTGCTCATCGAAGACGTACCCGGCGTCGGCAAAACCACCCTCGCGCGAGCCCTCGCCCGCTCCGTTGGTGGCGAGCTGCGCCGTGTGCAGTTTACAAGCGATCTTCTCCCCAGCGACGTGCTCGGCGTCTCCGTGTACGACCAGCGCTCCGGGGAGTTCGTCCTTCGCCAGGGGCCCGTCTTCGCCAACGTGCTCCTCGCCGACGAGATCAACCGCGCCAGCCCGCGCACCCAGTCCGCGCTGCTCGAGGCCATGAACGAGGGCCAGGTCTCCCTCGACGGGCAGACCATGCCCCTGCCCGACCCGTTCTTCGTCATCGCCACGCAAAATCCGCAGGATTTCGCGGGGACCTTTCCGCTCCCCGAGTCGCAGCTCGATCGCTTTTTGGTGCGCGTTCGCATCGGATACCCGCCCCCGCAGGTCGAAATGCGCCTCCTGCTCGAAGGCCACACCGACACCGCGCGCGACGTCTCCGTCGTCCTCGATCCCGCGCGCCTGGTGGCGCTGCAGCGCGAGGTGCACCGCGTCGCCTTCGATCACGCCCTCGGCAGCTACCTGCACGCGCTCATTCAAGCCACCCGCACCGCGCCCACCCTCTCACTCGGCGCATCCCCGCGCGGGGCCATCGCGCTCGCCAACGCCGCGCGTGCCCGTGCTCTCCTGCGCGGTCGCAACTACTGCATCGCGGATGACGTCCACGATCTCGCCGTCCCCGTGCTGGCGCATCGCATCCGCCTCGCCACCCACGCCGAGGGCTTCATGCCCACGCGCGACGAGGCCGAAACGGCGCTCCGCGAAATCATCGGTCGCGTTCCCGTTCCTCTCTGA
- a CDS encoding DUF58 domain-containing protein, giving the protein MLLALIVVSGVMSEISLRDLTVLRRLPLRAQVGRAHLVEIEVYNHKKRVPSYAIEVEDLRSGQPADKRCFFLKISPTSAQVAAYRRTPSKRGRDLHIGFRIATRFPFGLFEKSREIKAEGELIIYPAVDPVKLRPHPLGRVPGTDGTFGRGYGDDFLGLRLMRDGEDPRDIQWKKTAAVGQQVLRERAREARPDVSLTLDTSRPENAGDDWDARFERRIREVASRAVAHLKRGDSVAIRTSSGDVARSDRCAGADPVLRFLALVPSISTRLATRRKT; this is encoded by the coding sequence ATGCTGCTCGCGCTCATCGTCGTCAGCGGCGTCATGAGCGAGATTTCTCTGCGCGATCTCACCGTATTGAGACGCCTCCCGCTTCGCGCCCAAGTCGGCCGCGCACACCTGGTCGAAATCGAAGTTTACAATCATAAAAAGCGCGTCCCGTCGTACGCCATCGAGGTCGAAGATCTGCGCTCGGGGCAGCCCGCCGACAAACGCTGTTTCTTCCTCAAAATCAGCCCCACATCCGCGCAAGTAGCCGCGTACCGGCGAACGCCCAGCAAACGCGGTCGCGATCTTCATATCGGCTTCCGCATTGCCACGCGTTTCCCCTTTGGTCTCTTCGAGAAGTCGCGCGAAATCAAAGCCGAAGGTGAGCTGATCATCTACCCCGCCGTGGACCCCGTGAAGCTCCGCCCCCACCCGCTCGGCCGCGTCCCCGGCACCGATGGAACGTTCGGCCGCGGCTACGGCGACGACTTTCTCGGCCTCCGCTTGATGCGCGACGGCGAAGACCCGCGCGACATCCAGTGGAAGAAGACCGCCGCCGTGGGCCAGCAGGTCCTCCGCGAGCGCGCCCGCGAGGCCCGCCCCGACGTCTCGCTCACCCTCGACACCTCCCGCCCCGAGAACGCCGGCGACGATTGGGATGCTCGCTTCGAGCGCCGCATCCGCGAAGTGGCATCCCGCGCGGTGGCGCATTTGAAGCGCGGCGACTCGGTCGCCATTCGAACCAGCTCCGGCGATGTGGCCCGAAGCGACCGATGCGCCGGCGCCGACCCCGTGCTCCGCTTTCTCGCGCTGGTGCCCTCGATCTCCACGCGCCTCGCCACCCGCCGCAAGACCTGA